In one Saccharibacillus brassicae genomic region, the following are encoded:
- a CDS encoding YggT family protein — translation MEFLLLLHNVIVPWAFQIYSWILIIYILMSWVPNVRESQVGVILGKIAEPYLAIFRRFIPPIGGMLDISPIVAFFVLQFVQRGVLYLIELLARAIG, via the coding sequence ATGGAATTTCTTCTTCTGCTCCATAACGTCATTGTTCCTTGGGCTTTCCAGATCTATTCCTGGATTCTGATCATCTATATCCTGATGTCTTGGGTACCGAATGTGCGCGAGAGCCAGGTCGGCGTCATTTTGGGCAAAATTGCCGAACCTTACCTGGCCATCTTCCGCCGCTTCATCCCGCCGATCGGCGGCATGCTCGACATTTCCCCGATCGTGGCATTCTTCGTTCTTCAATTCGTGCAGCGCGGCGTGCTGTACCTGATCGAACTGCTTGCCAGAGCGATCGGTTAA
- a CDS encoding cell division protein SepF translates to MGVMNRFMNFLGLQEEEEIVEREKVADPDDQPYDAASNYETRKNAKANNVVSIHAQKSVKVILVEPRTYDDAQQIADHLRAHRSVVVNLQQVRRDHAKRIIDFLGGTVYAINGNISKVGGDIFLCTPDTVEVEGTIADLIREDHEFNNQMR, encoded by the coding sequence ATGGGTGTCATGAACCGTTTTATGAATTTTCTCGGCCTGCAGGAAGAAGAAGAGATCGTAGAGCGCGAGAAAGTAGCCGATCCGGACGATCAGCCTTACGACGCGGCTTCCAATTACGAGACACGCAAAAACGCGAAAGCGAACAACGTGGTCAGTATCCATGCTCAGAAAAGCGTCAAAGTGATTCTGGTGGAACCGCGTACGTACGACGACGCCCAACAGATCGCCGACCATCTGCGCGCGCACCGTTCGGTCGTCGTCAATTTGCAGCAGGTTCGCCGCGACCACGCCAAGCGGATCATCGATTTTCTCGGTGGCACCGTGTACGCGATCAACGGCAACATTTCCAAAGTCGGAGGAGACATTTTCCTCTGCACGCCGGATACGGTGGAAGTGGAAGGCACCATCGCGGACCTGATCCGCGAAGATCACGAATTTAATAATCAAATGAGGTGA